A region of the Corticium candelabrum chromosome 4, ooCorCand1.1, whole genome shotgun sequence genome:
GTCTTGacttgggctaaatgtttagatGAATTAAACAgtcctcatcaagttgagcctCGAAACAGATATATCAACTCAGAGAACTGATTAGATATAGCAACATACAATCCCACTGAATATTCCACAACAGACTTGGATATTTCATTGGCTCACCCACATTCTTGCAACTCCCTaaaatcagctgccaaaagaTCAGGCTACGTGGCAGAGATGTGAGAACAAAGAAAGATGGCAAAGTATGGTCAACAACAATCCATATCAGAGTCCACCACACCATGTACATTAGTGGTTTTCGAGCACTTcggcttttggggccctatggtTAAAGAATATTTAAATAAGATCTTCAAGAAGTTGAAAGATGAACATGGAAGGAACAATGAAACAGTCTTTCAAGATAGatggaggaagcaactgtctgtagctGTACAGTCTTTCAACTCTCGAGTGATTTTTAAGAAGTtatcaaagttgtctaagtgcaactttgatgactttacatatgatagagacattcaacattttgtccattgactgttattgttttgcataaagttagcgcttTTTATCGGTAGAGTTCAAATAAAGaaatccgtctgtctgtcttaatacataTAGAAAGAGACAAAATGTCTCTGTCCAAACTACAGTCTATATGCTATAGTGGACACTACTCAACATCTGTATCAAGGCAGATGTCGTTTGCATGAACACACTGGCATTTCAATTTTGGAGCTTGGTGGAAAGTCTTTCCTCCAGTAGTTCTAGAACTAATGAGACTTGttttattatcattatttactTCTTCACAATCAACAATAGCCAATTGATGCCACGGTACACAGCTCTAGTCCCAGTGACAACAATCCAGTCTGGTGCACatcaactacacacacacacacacacacacacacacacacacacacacacacacacacacacacacacacacacacacacacacacacacacacacacacacacacacacaccactgttTAGGATGATGCAAGGCAccattgttttgccatttaaTGCAGTTTACAAACAATTCTACGGCTAACCTTTGTGTCTTTACTCCTTTTTGGAGCCTCTTGCTCTTTTCTGCCACAGTTTCTTGTGATGTCATCGCACTCTTCAGTTACATTTACCTCCAACAAGGAGGTTATGTTTTGGTGATTAATCTGGATCTGATTCTCCTCTTGAGGGTTCAGCTTCTGTTACTGGGCCTTGGCGAAAGTTTGTGCTCACCGATTGCTGTCTTGTTTCTTAAATGGAAGCCACCCTCCGATAGAGAGGTTACAGGTTTTAGTTGTGAAAGAAATAGAAGCCATGGTAGAGCAAGCGGTGTGCATGTCCTGAATTAATTGTATGaaaaaaaattagaaagagCATTGTTGATTGTCAGACAGTATCTTGAGAAGCATGACATGACCAGATTATGAGAAtagaaatcaacaaaattgTTGTGATAGTTGATGAGTCATTGAGAAGTAGACAGCAGTATTCAGTGTGTACTCAAGTATAATCAGCCAGAAGTGTTGACATTGTCACATTTTTAGAGTACTGTGCAATCAAGTCGTTGacctaatttattaatatttctaGTTACATTGTTTAGTAGGTAGCTGATAGTTGTGACAACTAATTTAAAGTGTGACACCATTTCAGAGCACATATTTTTGAGTGCATAGTCAATAAATAGATGAGTGGTAAAAGGAACCCAAGTACATGTGTACAAGCATCAAGAAAATTGTTTGGATATGTGATAATTGACTTGTGCTATTTATATTGATTTCAGCAAGCAACCAAATCGTATGACATTTAATTGTCCGTATTGTGAGAAACGTAGACTTGACTGTGGAGGGCTGCTTGCACATCTAAACGAGAAGCATGCCACAGAAAGAACAGCAGCTGTAAGAcgaattattaattttgtgtatttcttTGTGTGATGTACTGTGTTTCAGGTGTGTCCAGTGTGCGCAGCTATGCCTTGGGGAAACGCACACCAGAAGAGTAGCAACTTAATCAAACATTTTAACCTTAGACACAAGTTTGAATATGACACTTATGTGGTAAGCTGTTTCAAATTATTTGCTTGCACTCTAGCTTGCACTAAAGTGTTGTAATGCTAACAAACAAGCTCTCACATAGTCCTACAAGAAAGAAAAATCTGAGCTATTCATAATAAGTATGGAAGTTGTAGTGTAAACAAATTATGTTGTACCATGATAGGACTACCTATAACAACCAGGATATCAAGAAAGCATGGTTTTAATAGTACTATTAGAAGAGCAATGTGGTAGGACGCCTGTTATTTGGCTTTGGTGCCAATGGACATTAAAATCTTCAGTGACAATCACTTTGTTTTCTTACTTTAGATTTGGCTGGTAACAATCAGTAGAACCTCACTAATCCAAACACTcagattagtgaagttgttcgaTTACGAAATTGCTTAGTGCCATGCTGGAGGCCCAGACCTCACCTCAGACCCAGACCACTGGTGCATTTCCTCAGGTCTCTATCATGTTTGGTGAACGatacagctgcaacaactacGTATTTACATACTGTGGACAGTAAGGATTTAAAATGTTGCAGCAACCCTGATCAAGCTCCGTTGCAATTCCTATTATACTCTGggtatatgtatatgtttaCCTCACTTTGTACTCTGGAATTGATGTGCTTTAGCCCTGCACTTTATGAATACAGTAGTCTGCAATCTGTGCCGTCACTGCCATTTagagcacacacatgcatgcctTTAGACAAGGGTTGGATTTATTAAGTTTGCTGTTTAGCTGCTCTGTTGCAATCTTGTTTGTGTTAGGAATTTGAACGAGATGAAGGAGAAAGTTTGAGAGCAGCTATCGCCAAATCCTTGGAAGATCAGTAGACATGTCTTGCTAGTAACAGATACTGTGCATCTCCTTCCAATGTTAAACCCCTGAGTGAAGAAGGCACCTTTATTCGCTaagccacacagttggttaaATTTATTTTAGAGAGGAGTATAATAGTGTCAAGTCTTGTTAAATAGCAATATTATTAAAATAGAATGAAAAATTTGAGAACACCATATGAACTGAATAATGTATTTAAACGAATGCAGATAATGAAGACAAAATCGTGTTCCTGTTGTACCACCCACGCAACCCTCCGTGGAAGCAAAGTACATGCAAATGTATGAATCACAACTGACATCTACACATAGTATTGGACGAAGAACACAATAACACAGGTTCCATCAAGGTGCAGCACTCTTACTACATTTCAATAAATACTGCATTCACGTACTGTCAAGATCTGTTCTTGAATAAAACACTACAAATGAAACTACAGGATAAGTGTTTTGACAAATCTTGATCACTATCATTGAACACAAAGTTGCAAATCCAATAAGGCTACTTTGCAAAGTCCAGAACCAAGCAACTGACATCAGTAGCGGTAATGTTCAGGCTTGTATGGACCCTCCTGAGCGATTCCAA
Encoded here:
- the LOC134178053 gene encoding E3 ubiquitin-protein ligase RNF114-like; the encoded protein is MTFNCPYCEKRRLDCGGLLAHLNEKHATERTAAVCPVCAAMPWGNAHQKSSNLIKHFNLRHKFEYDTYVEFERDEGESLRAAIAKSLEDQ